The Planktothrix agardhii NIES-204 genomic interval TTTCTTGATCCTAGCAATTAAAGTCAATTGCACCGGCTGTCAATCTCCACTCTCAACAATCGTAAAAGAGAAGATCCTTTTACGGTAAGATTGGATAGGGTTATGCTAAATAACGCCCGAGTTAGCAACCTGGCCTAAAAAGACGGGGTATAGACCTCCAATTTTTCAGGGTGAGGGAGACAAAAAGCCAGCAAAAATCAGAGAGAAATTAGCTGCTCTGTGCCTTTGTCTACTTTTAGACGGTCAGTAGACGGAAGGATTAAAATGCTTGTGGACGTGATTGCCGGGAGCTAGTTAAATTTAACCTTAACTCAATGCCAATCTCGTCTGTCATACAAGAATCCATCACGAAATACTAAAGTATTTCCAATGGGACTGTCGAATTTGATAGGGTCTTTTATATATAAGGATTTCTAGGGATGTCCAACGCCTTACCAGTTACTGATGCTAGTTTTAAAGCCGATGTGCTTGAGAGTCCAATCCCGGTATTAGTGGATTTTTGGGCTCCTTGGTGTGGGCCTTGTCGTATGGTTGCACCAGTTGTAGAGGAAATTGCAGAGCAATATATTGGACAACTCAAAGTAGTCAAGCTGAATACAGATGAAAATCCTAATACTGCTAGTCAGTATGGAATTCGCAGTATTCCAACTCTGATGATTTTCAAAGATGGTCAAAAGGTGGATATGGTTGTAGGTGCTATTCCTAAAACGACTTTAGCAACTACTTTGGAGAAGTATATTTAATTCTCCTAAAAGTAACCAATAGAACACTTGAATCATTGTTGCAGGGGTTGATGACTTAACTTAAAAACAGACTTAAAAAAAGAGTGAGTTTGAGTTAGTTGATCAAAGTGGTTTTCGATTCCCAGGAAAGTGATACTTGAACCTCAAGCTGATTATTCACGGGTATTGCGTCTTGGAACCTTGGCTCTAAGGCGCTTTGTTTTAGGTGATAAATTTTATGAACTCCTCAGATATTAGTTTAGCGGTAGATTCTCTACAAGCAGATATTATCCAGTTGGTGGATAAATTGCCGAATTTAAAGCATAAAAAATGGATTTCGCGATCGCTTTCTAGTCTAGTTCGGATGGCTGGAGAGGAATTTGAAACCCTGGACTGGAAAATTATTTCGGCTTCTTTATTGGACTTAGAGCGGGGTTTTCAAATTTTTTATCCCTATCGCCATGTTCGCAAAATTTGTATTTTTGGTTCGGCTCGAATTTCTGCTGATACGCAAGAATATCGGATGGCGGCAGATTTTGCCAAATATGTCACCCAACAAGGTTTTATGGTATTAACCGGGGGTGGAGGTGGGATTATGCAGGCGGGAAATGAAGGGGCGGGTCTGGATTTATCGTTTGGGTTAAATATTCAACTTCCCTTTGAACAATCTTCTAATCCTTATATTCACGGGAATAAAAAAGCGATTATGTTCAAGTATTTTTTCACACGCAAGTTATTTTTTCTGCGTGAAAGTGATGCTTTGGCTCTGTTTCCAGGGGGTTTTGGGACTTTAGATGAAACCTTTGAATGTTTAACCTTAATTCAAACGGGGAAATTCGGCCCCGCCCCGTTAATTTTGGTGGATCGTCCAGGGGGAGATTATTGGTATGATCTCAACCAATTTATTCATAAACAAATGCTAAATCGGGGGTTGATTTCACCAGATGATCCCAGTTTTTATACAATTACGGATGATTTGTCTGTTGCTTGTGAAGCGATCGCCAGTTTCTATCAAGTCTATCATTCTAGTCGTCATGTTAAAGATAAGTTTGTCATGCGGTTAAAATCGGAATTATCTGAGCAACAAGTGGAACAACTAAATACGGAGTTTCACGATATGTTATCTAAAGGTAAGATTGAAAAAACTCAAGCCTTACCGGAAGAAGTTGGCGACGACACAGAGGAATTACCCCGTTTAACCTTCCATTTTAATCAACGTCGAGTTGGGCGATTGTATCAAATGATTTATACAATTAATCAAATGGGTGCTACTTCCCCAGAAGCGGCTCATCCAGAGCAGAAATAGCAGGTAATGGGTAATGGGTGATGGGTTTTGGGGAAGATATAGAATCTTTAATAAACGAGCTAAAATTGGAAATAGGACTACTTTATGAATAATTTGTTTGAATTTGAACAGGATTTTGTTGAATCTTTGCATTGTATTCCGATGATTGTGCGGTATAAACTTGATAGTTGTGGGGTGAAGTTAAAACTAGAACATTGGAATAAATTTAGTCAGGAGGCTCGTCAACAGTTAGTCCAAAATTCGATTAATACACCGGAAGAAATTACAGGTTATCGGAGTTTACTGTATGAATTAGCTGAACAATATACTAATATTCCCCTCAAGGATTTACCGATTGAGGATCACCCCCTTTGGTTAGAAATAACAAAATTACCGGATGCAGTACAGCAAAAGTTAGAAGAAATTGGTGTTAATATTACCTTAAAACAATGGGAAGATTTAAGCCATTTACAACGATTTGCCTTAATAAAATTAAGCCGTCCTAGCCATGAAAACAAAAACTTTTTACCTGCTTTAAGAGAATTTAAACTTTTATAAAAAAACCTATAGAGTTTTTTTTAAAATACTAAGTTACCTTTTGAACCATATCGGTTAAACTAGGATTAGTTTTGCGATTTCTAAACCCATTTCATTAAACTTCATGGCCGTTTTTTTATGGCACATAGTATAAAATCCACAATGCCCCCCCTCGATTCTGTCATTGATGAAGATGAAGAAGAATCGAATTTAGATTATTTCTATGATGATCCGGGAACTCCCCCAGGAACATTAGATGTGGAAGCGGATGATCCCCCTCCAGAAATGGTGTTAATTGATTATAGCGACGAAATGGCAACTCGTTTAATCTTAAAAACACCGGAGGAATGTGCACCCTATTTAGATACCCATTCTGTTTCTTGGTTAGATATTTTAGGATTAGGAAATCAGGACACTTGGGATCGGATGGCGAAGGTGTTTAATTTACATCCCATTGCCTTAGAAGATGTGGTGAATGTTCCCCAACGTCCTAAAGTAGTAGAATATGATGGTCAACTGGTAATTGTGGCTTGGATGATCATGATCAAACCAGGAGAAGATCCCCTACATAAAGAACAGGTTAGTATTATTTTAGGCAAAAATTATTTACTAACGGTACAGGAAGAAGCGGAATATGATTGTTTACAACCTGTTCGCGATCGCATTCGTTATAATCAAGGAATTATTCGTAAACAAGGGGCTGATTATTTAGCCTATGCGATTTTAGATGCAATTATTGATGGTTTTTTCCCCGTATTAGAAGAATATGGCGATCTTTTAGAAGACTTAGAAGACAAGGTTGTATTTAATCCTGTACCTAAAGATCTGGCTAAAATTTATAGTATTCGTCGGGATTTATTTACCCTGCGACGAGCAATTTGGGCGCAACGGGAAGCGATTAATGTGTTAATTAGGGATGGAAGCGATTTAATTAGTCCAGAAGTTCGGATTTATTTGCGAGACTGTTATGATCATACCATTTTAGTTCGGGATATGGTAGAAACCTATCGAGAATTATCCTCGGATTTAATGGGAATTTATATGTCTACGATGAGCAATAAAATGAATGAAATCATGAAATTGCTCACCGTTATTTCGACTATTTTTATTCCCCTAACCTTTGTGGCTGGAGTCTACGGCATGAATTTTAACCCCGAAAATTCTCCTTGGAATATGCCCGAACTCAATTGGTATTGGGGTTATCCTGTCTGTTTGGGAATGATGTTTTTCATCGCTTTAGGGTTATTTTTCTTCTTCTGGAAACGCGGTTGGTTTAATAATCTTTCCGATCCTCAAGATCAAGATAAAATAACGTAGTAAGCCCTAAAGGGCTTACAGGCGTTCACGCCTGACTACGAATTGCGATAAAATCAAACTCATGACAATCTAGGATAGTCACAATTATGCTAGTAGGTCGAACTGAATGTAGGGGCGGGTTCGCCAGAATATTTGTGAATAATAATAAATCTAAATAAACCCGCCCCACCCCGCAACAGCGAAGCGCACGCACCGCCTATAAATGTAGGTTGTTTAATCATGAATTTGCAAAGTGTAACCGCCTGGG includes:
- the trxA2 gene encoding thioredoxin; the encoded protein is MSNALPVTDASFKADVLESPIPVLVDFWAPWCGPCRMVAPVVEEIAEQYIGQLKVVKLNTDENPNTASQYGIRSIPTLMIFKDGQKVDMVVGAIPKTTLATTLEKYI
- a CDS encoding magnesium and cobalt transport protein CorA, with the translated sequence MAHSIKSTMPPLDSVIDEDEEESNLDYFYDDPGTPPGTLDVEADDPPPEMVLIDYSDEMATRLILKTPEECAPYLDTHSVSWLDILGLGNQDTWDRMAKVFNLHPIALEDVVNVPQRPKVVEYDGQLVIVAWMIMIKPGEDPLHKEQVSIILGKNYLLTVQEEAEYDCLQPVRDRIRYNQGIIRKQGADYLAYAILDAIIDGFFPVLEEYGDLLEDLEDKVVFNPVPKDLAKIYSIRRDLFTLRRAIWAQREAINVLIRDGSDLISPEVRIYLRDCYDHTILVRDMVETYRELSSDLMGIYMSTMSNKMNEIMKLLTVISTIFIPLTFVAGVYGMNFNPENSPWNMPELNWYWGYPVCLGMMFFIALGLFFFFWKRGWFNNLSDPQDQDKIT